The Candidatus Hydrothermales bacterium genome has a segment encoding these proteins:
- a CDS encoding ABC transporter permease yields MQRFLKYKAIFIKEAVHILRDIRTLILSLIVPIFLVVTFGYAIKLDVKNISVSFVDYKQNRLSREIKNKLNCTGVFEKIYDEYELTEKEFLKNKIKAKIFLKEGLSKELKKSGKGEIIVIIDGTDPTMFSTLSGYFTRTLIEGEGALDFKYKVLFNEEMKSEIYIVPGIIAIVLVVLSSVLITISLTKEYEMQTFQTLLTLPLKPYEIILGKVFPYILLGILQFTLSLLTAKILFNIPFRGNIIFLYFSAFVYILSGLGIGVIISTNFKKSQISLIVTWLTTILPSFLLSGFIFPLENIPQVLKILSYFVPARYFIEILRGVLLRGTKIFFLLDELLILTLISSFLIFMASKIIKEKI; encoded by the coding sequence ATGCAAAGATTCTTGAAATATAAGGCAATCTTTATCAAGGAAGCAGTTCACATTTTGAGAGATATAAGAACATTAATCTTATCCCTTATTGTTCCTATATTCCTTGTAGTAACTTTTGGATATGCTATAAAGCTTGACGTAAAAAACATATCGGTCTCCTTTGTTGATTATAAGCAAAATAGGTTATCAAGAGAAATTAAGAATAAACTAAATTGCACGGGGGTATTTGAGAAGATCTATGATGAGTATGAACTTACTGAGAAAGAATTTCTAAAAAATAAGATAAAAGCGAAAATTTTTCTTAAAGAGGGTTTATCAAAAGAATTAAAAAAGAGTGGAAAAGGTGAGATTATAGTGATAATTGACGGCACTGATCCAACAATGTTTTCAACGCTTTCGGGTTATTTTACAAGAACTCTAATTGAGGGTGAAGGTGCCTTAGATTTTAAATATAAAGTTCTCTTTAATGAAGAAATGAAAAGTGAGATTTATATAGTTCCAGGAATAATAGCTATTGTTCTTGTTGTTTTATCCTCAGTTCTTATAACTATAAGTTTAACAAAAGAGTACGAAATGCAAACTTTTCAGACGCTTTTAACATTACCGTTAAAACCTTACGAAATAATATTAGGAAAAGTTTTTCCCTATATTTTATTAGGAATTTTACAATTCACTCTTTCTCTTTTAACCGCTAAGATTCTTTTTAACATTCCCTTTAGAGGTAATATAATTTTCCTTTATTTTTCAGCCTTTGTATATATTTTGTCCGGTCTTGGAATAGGTGTTATAATTTCAACAAATTTTAAAAAGTCTCAGATTTCGCTTATTGTTACATGGTTAACGACAATTTTGCCGTCTTTTTTACTTTCAGGTTTTATATTTCCCTTAGAAAATATTCCTCAAGTTTTAAAAATTTTGTCATACTTTGTACCAGCCAGGTATTTTATTGAAATATTAAGAGGAGTTCTTTTAAGGGGAACTAAAATTTTTTTTCTCCTTGACGAACTTCTTATTCTTACTCTCATTTCTTCTTTTTTAATATTTATGGCCTCAAAAATAATTAAAGAGAAAATATAA
- the ccmA gene encoding heme ABC exporter ATP-binding protein CcmA: MILKLENIKKFFGEKEVLKGINLEVEEGEIVVITGPDGSGKTTLLKIIAGLLKPDYGKITFLDKDLIKERDKLKDKIGYSSEIFSLYPDLKVKETLNFFGEVLEIKDKKIVEEVLNITELKVAEEKLARELSGGMQKKLSLASILISKPKLLLLDEPTRGIDPVSRQRLWILFYRLSAQGISIIITTPYVLETNRAEKAFTIRDGFLVPYKEEICMKKAEILKKEEKETLINVENISKKFGDFYAVKNLSFDIKKGEIFGLLGPNGAGKTTTLKMLLGLIKPTEGKIKIMGEELKSENVRKIRKNIGYLSQKFTLYQDLTLYENLKFYAGLYEVKDDKNKIEELIRFFDLEKWRNQVAGELPLGVKQKLSLATVLLNLPPILFLDEPTSGMDAKTRSDFFKILENLREKGHTLIVTTHYMDEAELCDRVLLIDKGKCKALDSPLNLKKKFMEDYKIYEIKVKDPLFFEKFIEKENEIMYTRTREGFKIFSRKLKKIEETLKKAISLGIEIDLTKESEPDLEEIFYAKILEI; this comes from the coding sequence GTGATATTAAAATTAGAAAACATAAAAAAATTTTTTGGGGAAAAGGAGGTATTAAAGGGAATAAACCTAGAAGTAGAGGAAGGTGAAATAGTTGTAATAACAGGGCCTGACGGCTCAGGTAAAACAACACTTTTAAAAATTATAGCCGGACTTTTAAAACCAGACTACGGAAAAATAACATTTTTAGATAAAGATTTAATAAAAGAGAGAGACAAACTAAAAGATAAAATAGGGTACTCATCTGAAATCTTTTCACTATACCCTGACTTGAAAGTAAAAGAAACTTTAAATTTTTTTGGTGAAGTTTTAGAAATAAAGGATAAAAAAATAGTTGAGGAAGTTCTTAATATAACGGAATTAAAAGTTGCAGAGGAGAAACTGGCAAGAGAACTTTCTGGTGGTATGCAAAAAAAACTTTCTCTGGCATCCATATTAATCTCAAAACCGAAACTTTTACTTTTAGATGAGCCTACAAGAGGAATAGATCCAGTTTCAAGACAAAGACTTTGGATCCTCTTTTATAGACTTTCTGCACAGGGGATCTCTATAATCATAACGACTCCCTATGTCCTTGAAACAAATAGGGCAGAGAAGGCTTTTACAATTAGGGACGGTTTTTTAGTCCCCTACAAAGAAGAAATTTGCATGAAAAAAGCAGAAATTTTAAAAAAAGAAGAAAAAGAAACATTAATTAATGTAGAAAATATTTCGAAAAAATTTGGAGACTTTTATGCAGTAAAAAACTTAAGTTTTGATATCAAAAAAGGTGAAATATTTGGTCTTTTGGGGCCAAACGGTGCTGGTAAGACAACTACTTTGAAAATGCTCCTTGGACTTATAAAACCAACAGAGGGAAAAATTAAGATAATGGGAGAAGAATTAAAAAGTGAAAACGTAAGAAAAATAAGAAAAAATATAGGTTATCTTTCTCAAAAGTTTACGCTTTATCAAGATTTAACCTTATATGAAAATCTTAAGTTCTATGCTGGACTTTATGAAGTTAAAGATGATAAGAATAAAATTGAAGAACTTATTAGATTTTTTGATTTAGAAAAATGGAGAAATCAGGTAGCAGGCGAACTTCCCTTAGGTGTTAAACAAAAGCTATCGCTTGCCACGGTACTTTTAAACTTACCTCCTATTTTGTTTCTTGATGAACCCACATCCGGAATGGACGCAAAGACAAGAAGCGATTTTTTTAAAATTTTGGAGAATCTCAGAGAAAAAGGTCATACTCTTATTGTTACTACCCACTATATGGACGAAGCTGAACTTTGTGATAGAGTTTTACTTATTGATAAAGGTAAATGTAAAGCTTTAGATAGCCCTTTAAATCTTAAGAAAAAATTTATGGAAGATTATAAAATTTATGAAATAAAAGTAAAGGATCCCCTATTTTTTGAAAAATTTATTGAGAAGGAAAATGAAATTATGTATACACGAACTAGAGAGGGTTTTAAAATTTTTTCAAGAAAATTAAAAAAAATAGAAGAGACCCTAAAAAAGGCTATTTCACTTGGTATTGAAATAGATCTTACAAAAGAAAGTGAGCCAGATCTTGAGGAAATTTTTTATGCAAAGATTCTTGAAATATAA
- a CDS encoding efflux RND transporter periplasmic adaptor subunit: MTKKLLLAALFIFIVFTFYMIYPKEKRNFTTGTVEAKEVEISTKYIGKVIKIYKDEGDFVKENEILLEIDKREILITKRETEKKLLSLHYERKAVEEEIKNLREELERLESLKREGAFPERDYERLKSRYQSLSYKLRSIDENIEALKENLEKIKIFEEETEIKSPISGVVIEKNIEVGELTKPYTPLFVIANLDTLYVYAFLPQKELKHIKLLKSVKIRPHIGEKIEFEGKVVWIKDEAEFTPRNILTPEEKELLFFRFKVKVINKDNILKPGMTVSVFYR; encoded by the coding sequence TTGACAAAAAAGCTTCTTTTGGCAGCTCTTTTTATATTTATAGTCTTCACCTTTTACATGATTTATCCAAAAGAAAAGCGAAATTTTACTACGGGAACTGTAGAGGCTAAAGAAGTTGAGATTTCAACAAAATATATAGGTAAAGTTATAAAAATCTATAAGGATGAAGGTGATTTTGTTAAGGAAAACGAAATTTTACTTGAAATAGATAAAAGGGAAATATTAATAACAAAGAGGGAAACAGAAAAAAAATTATTAAGTTTACATTATGAAAGAAAAGCTGTTGAAGAAGAAATAAAAAACTTGAGAGAAGAATTAGAGAGGCTCGAAAGCTTAAAAAGGGAAGGGGCTTTTCCAGAAAGAGATTATGAAAGATTAAAGAGTAGATATCAATCACTCAGTTACAAATTGAGGTCCATTGATGAAAACATAGAAGCACTAAAGGAAAACCTTGAAAAAATAAAGATTTTTGAGGAAGAGACAGAAATTAAATCTCCGATAAGTGGAGTAGTTATTGAAAAAAATATAGAAGTTGGAGAATTAACAAAACCCTATACCCCTCTTTTTGTAATCGCAAATTTAGATACTCTTTATGTGTATGCCTTTTTGCCTCAAAAAGAATTAAAACATATTAAACTACTTAAAAGTGTTAAAATTAGACCTCATATAGGTGAAAAGATTGAATTTGAGGGAAAAGTGGTTTGGATTAAAGATGAGGCAGAGTTTACTCCTCGAAATATTTTAACTCCTGAGGAGAAGGAGCTACTTTTTTTTAGATTTAAAGTAAAAGTTATAAACAAAGATAACATTTTAAAGCCTGGAATGACAGTCTCAGTTTTCTATAGATGA
- the sppA gene encoding signal peptide peptidase SppA has product MFKLILISYFFYQFSPSLSVRSKGVINNPAGLAFQQGFEIFYNLKHQNNFGKSKENMYHLLSLSFFNSGFYLYSGKDRNIYKIASGIPFGEKVSTGISYTFGDTSRFYTLGLMVRPFSNFSIGLKSVLHKGYREDVLGFALKPLTDRVTLSVDLRFKKDTLDFYNFLASIEPIEGILFNFNVETCKGFYKDNTRYMFGVEFSFGNGILSYLVDRDEKEMSLGIIASREIYPKFFKVKNKWIEVRLKDFYPEERKPAGFLSFKIRESFYDLISGFERILKDDEIEGVIIYFENPYFSRAQAEELRKIIKKISEKKITVSYGESFSEDNYYIASACDKVVIPKEGYIILNGPYAEKLYFKRLFDKVGIKAQFERIAEYKSAVEPFTREDMSKEDSVQISLFLKRILDKEAEDISSSRNISKDTLLKLMEMEVFFNSDEALKEKLIDTVAYENEVIDIAKKWFSKKKIKKVSYKRWDERKFLKREFVDTRPKIAILSLEGAIVEGESGENPLPLIGGKMLGSKTVQQMLEEIEKDKGIKAVVIRVNSPGGSALASDIIWNSLRKLKEKKKVVVSMGQYAASGGYYISSPADYIVANYTTLTGSIGILGGKISVDKMFEKIGITVDRVKALKHSDAFSIFREFSEEEIKGLKEELNWGYKIFIKRVASSRNLKEVYVDSIGKGRIWSGYDAKDLKLVDEVGGILEAIEIAKKLSGIKKDFKVIMYPRVDLFRTFFKPSITFKNPLSLLQEESYIYYNDVRLK; this is encoded by the coding sequence ATGTTTAAATTAATCTTAATTTCTTACTTTTTTTACCAATTTTCACCTTCTCTTTCAGTTAGAAGTAAGGGGGTAATTAACAATCCTGCAGGACTTGCCTTTCAGCAGGGTTTTGAAATTTTCTATAACTTAAAACATCAAAATAATTTCGGTAAGAGTAAAGAAAATATGTATCACCTTCTAAGTTTAAGCTTTTTTAATAGTGGTTTTTATCTTTATTCAGGAAAAGATAGGAATATTTATAAAATAGCTTCCGGAATTCCCTTTGGAGAGAAAGTATCAACTGGAATATCGTACACTTTCGGTGATACATCAAGATTTTACACACTTGGACTAATGGTAAGACCATTTTCTAATTTTTCTATTGGGTTAAAAAGCGTTCTTCATAAGGGTTATAGAGAAGACGTTCTCGGTTTTGCCCTTAAACCCTTAACAGATAGAGTTACTTTATCAGTAGATTTAAGATTTAAAAAAGATACGTTAGATTTCTATAATTTTTTGGCGTCTATAGAACCTATAGAGGGGATTCTTTTTAATTTTAATGTTGAAACTTGTAAGGGATTTTATAAAGATAACACAAGATATATGTTTGGAGTTGAATTCTCATTTGGAAATGGAATTCTATCGTACTTAGTGGACAGAGATGAAAAGGAGATGAGTTTAGGTATAATAGCGTCTAGGGAAATATACCCTAAATTCTTTAAGGTAAAAAACAAATGGATTGAAGTCAGATTAAAGGATTTTTATCCAGAAGAGAGAAAACCTGCTGGATTTTTATCATTTAAAATTAGGGAATCCTTTTATGATCTAATAAGTGGTTTTGAAAGAATTCTTAAAGATGATGAAATAGAAGGGGTAATAATTTATTTTGAAAATCCTTACTTTTCAAGAGCTCAAGCAGAGGAGCTTAGAAAAATTATAAAAAAGATTTCTGAGAAAAAAATTACAGTTTCTTATGGAGAAAGCTTTAGTGAAGATAACTATTACATTGCAAGCGCTTGTGACAAAGTTGTTATTCCTAAAGAGGGCTATATAATACTTAATGGTCCCTATGCTGAAAAACTCTATTTTAAAAGACTCTTTGACAAAGTGGGGATAAAAGCACAGTTTGAAAGAATTGCCGAATATAAGTCTGCTGTTGAACCTTTCACAAGAGAAGATATGAGCAAAGAAGATAGTGTTCAGATTTCTTTATTTTTAAAAAGAATTTTAGATAAAGAAGCAGAAGATATAAGTAGTTCTAGGAATATTTCTAAAGATACTCTTTTAAAATTGATGGAAATGGAGGTTTTCTTTAATTCTGATGAAGCCTTAAAAGAAAAACTTATTGATACTGTGGCTTATGAGAATGAAGTTATAGATATTGCGAAAAAGTGGTTTTCAAAGAAAAAAATTAAGAAAGTTTCTTATAAAAGATGGGATGAAAGGAAGTTTTTAAAAAGAGAATTTGTTGACACAAGACCGAAAATAGCAATTTTATCCTTAGAGGGGGCAATTGTTGAAGGTGAAAGTGGAGAAAATCCCTTGCCTTTAATTGGTGGAAAAATGCTTGGTTCAAAAACAGTTCAGCAAATGTTGGAAGAAATAGAAAAAGATAAGGGTATAAAGGCAGTTGTTATAAGAGTTAACTCTCCTGGTGGTTCTGCCCTTGCCTCAGACATAATATGGAACTCATTAAGGAAATTGAAGGAAAAAAAGAAAGTAGTGGTCTCAATGGGACAATATGCAGCCTCAGGTGGATATTACATCTCATCTCCAGCAGATTATATTGTTGCAAACTATACTACACTTACAGGCTCAATAGGGATACTTGGCGGAAAAATTTCAGTTGATAAAATGTTTGAGAAAATTGGAATAACCGTCGATAGGGTAAAAGCACTAAAACACTCAGATGCCTTCTCAATCTTTAGAGAGTTTAGCGAGGAAGAAATAAAGGGTTTAAAGGAAGAATTAAATTGGGGTTACAAGATTTTTATTAAAAGGGTGGCTTCCTCAAGAAACTTAAAGGAAGTTTACGTGGATTCAATAGGTAAAGGTAGAATATGGTCTGGGTACGATGCAAAGGATTTAAAGCTTGTTGATGAAGTAGGAGGAATTCTTGAAGCGATTGAAATAGCAAAAAAGCTCTCAGGAATTAAAAAAGACTTTAAGGTAATTATGTATCCTAGGGTAGATTTGTTTAGAACGTTCTTTAAGCCAAGTATAACATTTAAAAATCCGCTTAGCTTGCTTCAGGAAGAGAGTTATATTTACTACAATGACGTAAGACTAAAATAA
- the dapA gene encoding 4-hydroxy-tetrahydrodipicolinate synthase yields the protein MNNKLSGEICAIVTPFKEGKIDFKAFERLIDLHLKSGTDGILVLGTTGEAPTVDSEERKEIFSFFKEKVKNKINLIAGVGTNDGKKTLKYAEIALDFGIDYHLVVIPYYNRPTQNNLIDYFLYLAKNSEGKIIIYNVPGRTGTNILPETILKIYEKIPDRIVGIKEASKNLDQMMEISKLLKGKISLLSGDDSWTFPLLSLGYDGVVSVYSNINPGFLKKMIELFKNGEVEKARDMHYEALPLMNLLFIETNPLPVKTLLAHLGWIEEEFRFPLGKMSEQNKKKLIEFAQNYNLPKPT from the coding sequence ATGAATAATAAATTAAGCGGGGAGATATGTGCAATTGTCACGCCCTTTAAAGAGGGGAAGATCGATTTTAAGGCATTTGAGAGATTAATTGACTTGCACTTAAAAAGTGGCACAGATGGTATTCTTGTACTTGGCACAACTGGAGAAGCCCCCACTGTCGATAGTGAAGAAAGAAAAGAAATTTTCAGCTTCTTTAAAGAGAAAGTCAAAAACAAAATAAATTTGATAGCAGGTGTAGGAACAAACGACGGGAAAAAAACTTTAAAATACGCTGAAATAGCACTTGACTTTGGAATTGATTATCATCTTGTAGTGATTCCCTATTACAATAGGCCTACTCAAAATAACCTCATAGATTACTTTCTCTATTTAGCAAAAAATTCTGAAGGTAAGATAATAATATATAATGTGCCAGGGAGAACTGGAACTAACATATTACCAGAAACAATTTTAAAAATTTACGAGAAGATTCCAGATAGAATCGTTGGGATAAAAGAGGCTTCTAAAAATTTAGACCAGATGATGGAAATTTCAAAATTGCTTAAAGGAAAAATATCCTTACTTTCAGGTGATGACTCATGGACCTTTCCACTTTTATCTTTAGGCTACGATGGAGTAGTCTCTGTCTATTCAAATATAAATCCTGGCTTTTTAAAAAAGATGATCGAACTGTTTAAAAATGGAGAAGTGGAGAAGGCAAGAGATATGCATTATGAAGCTTTACCTTTAATGAACCTACTCTTTATCGAGACTAATCCATTACCTGTAAAAACACTTCTTGCCCATCTTGGATGGATCGAAGAAGAATTTAGGTTCCCTCTTGGTAAGATGAGCGAACAAAATAAAAAGAAATTAATCGAATTTGCTCAAAATTATAATTTACCAAAACCTACTTAA
- a CDS encoding aminotransferase class I/II-fold pyridoxal phosphate-dependent enzyme: protein MDIFEKCRNLSPTNPLYEAKLAIERGVYPFFIPLENNEGTEAIYNGRRILMFGSNNYLGLTTDKRVREAAIEAIKKYGTSVTGSRFMNGTLKLHIELEEKLAEFLRKEKCIVFSTGYQTNVGTISALVGREDYAIVDKEDHASIIDGCKMSFGKMERFKHNDVEDLEIVLQKLPENKGKLVIVDGVYSMSGEIAPLPEIVKICKKYNARLMVDDAHAIGVLGECGRGTANHFKLEDSVDLIMGTFSKSFASLGGFIAGQKDVIFYIQHVARSFIFSAAISPPNLASALKALEIMQKEPERIENLRKISEKWRNGLKSLGFDVGKSQTPIVPVYIRDRWKTVYMWKELLEEGIYVNPVVPPGVPPTESLLRTSCMATHTDEHIERGLEIFKKVGKRLNII, encoded by the coding sequence ATGGATATTTTTGAAAAGTGTAGAAATTTATCGCCAACGAACCCCCTTTACGAAGCAAAACTAGCTATTGAAAGGGGAGTTTATCCCTTTTTTATTCCTCTTGAAAATAATGAGGGGACAGAGGCGATATATAATGGGCGCAGGATCTTGATGTTCGGCTCAAATAACTACTTAGGTCTTACAACAGATAAAAGAGTAAGAGAAGCTGCTATCGAAGCTATAAAAAAATACGGAACAAGTGTAACGGGCTCAAGATTTATGAATGGTACTTTAAAGCTTCATATCGAATTAGAAGAAAAACTTGCTGAATTCTTAAGAAAAGAAAAATGTATTGTATTTTCAACTGGATATCAAACAAACGTAGGAACCATATCAGCCCTTGTAGGTAGGGAAGATTATGCGATTGTTGATAAGGAGGATCATGCCTCAATAATTGACGGTTGTAAAATGTCCTTTGGTAAAATGGAAAGATTTAAACACAACGATGTGGAGGACTTAGAAATAGTATTACAAAAATTACCGGAGAATAAAGGGAAATTGGTTATTGTTGATGGGGTTTATTCAATGAGTGGGGAAATAGCCCCATTGCCAGAAATAGTTAAGATATGTAAAAAGTATAATGCAAGACTTATGGTAGATGATGCCCATGCTATAGGAGTGCTTGGTGAATGTGGGAGGGGGACTGCTAATCACTTTAAATTGGAAGATAGTGTTGACTTAATTATGGGTACTTTTAGTAAATCCTTCGCAAGTTTAGGGGGGTTTATTGCGGGCCAAAAGGACGTCATATTTTACATTCAGCACGTTGCAAGATCTTTCATATTTAGCGCAGCTATATCTCCCCCGAATCTTGCCAGTGCCCTAAAGGCTCTTGAAATAATGCAAAAAGAACCTGAAAGAATTGAAAATTTAAGAAAAATATCAGAAAAGTGGAGAAACGGTCTAAAATCTTTGGGCTTCGATGTGGGCAAATCACAGACTCCAATAGTACCTGTTTACATAAGAGATAGATGGAAAACAGTTTACATGTGGAAGGAGCTACTTGAAGAAGGAATATACGTAAATCCAGTCGTACCTCCAGGTGTCCCTCCAACTGAATCCTTGCTCAGAACAAGTTGTATGGCTACACACACTGATGAACACATTGAAAGAGGACTTGAAATATTTAAAAAAGTTGGTAAAAGACTTAATATAATTTAG
- a CDS encoding zinc-binding dehydrogenase → MKAIVFKESIPRYVLTKILGKLNRSFYWSIFSCVRYVDIEEPKLPPGKFLKIKTTYGGICGSDINLITLKDSPLLSPYSSSPFVIGHENVGVIWELSNDVEGFAKGDRVIVDPVLSCKAKEIVNLCENCKKEEYSRCLNFAEKGKLSEGVIIGACLATGGSWGEYFIAHEFQTFKLDDDISDEEAILIDSFCSALHPVLRNFPNDNEKVLIIGAGIIGISVAIALKALKSNAKVFALCKYDFQAERIKEYAEVIYLRENYLERFAEITDSKILKPILGKKFLNSGFDLIFECTGSKDMIESSLGWTKPGGKVVLVGTSGVLSFMDMSLLWFREIKLVGTNSSSTENFLGERKRCYEIAINLIKEKKINLKDLLTHKFSLKDYGKAFETNLNKKKSKLIKSAFYFK, encoded by the coding sequence ATGAAGGCAATAGTTTTTAAGGAGAGTATTCCGCGCTACGTTCTTACTAAAATCTTAGGTAAACTTAATAGATCCTTTTATTGGAGCATTTTTTCCTGTGTAAGATACGTTGATATTGAGGAACCTAAATTACCTCCCGGGAAATTCTTAAAAATAAAAACAACTTATGGGGGAATTTGTGGAAGTGATATAAATCTTATAACTTTAAAAGATTCACCACTTTTATCACCCTATTCGTCTTCTCCCTTTGTGATAGGCCATGAAAACGTGGGGGTTATATGGGAGTTATCTAATGATGTAGAGGGGTTTGCAAAGGGAGATAGAGTTATAGTTGATCCAGTTCTTTCTTGTAAAGCAAAAGAAATAGTTAATTTATGCGAAAATTGTAAAAAGGAAGAATATTCAAGATGTTTAAATTTTGCAGAGAAGGGAAAGTTAAGTGAAGGAGTAATAATTGGAGCCTGTTTGGCAACAGGTGGTTCTTGGGGAGAATACTTTATTGCCCACGAGTTTCAAACTTTTAAGCTTGATGATGATATCTCTGACGAAGAGGCAATTTTGATTGATTCTTTTTGCTCTGCCCTTCATCCCGTCTTAAGAAATTTCCCTAACGATAATGAGAAAGTTTTAATAATCGGAGCTGGAATTATTGGAATTAGTGTTGCAATCGCCTTAAAAGCACTAAAGAGTAATGCAAAAGTTTTTGCTCTCTGTAAATATGACTTTCAAGCTGAAAGGATAAAAGAATACGCAGAGGTTATTTATCTTAGAGAAAATTATTTAGAAAGATTTGCCGAAATAACTGATTCTAAGATTTTAAAACCTATATTAGGAAAAAAGTTTCTGAACTCTGGTTTTGACTTAATTTTCGAATGTACGGGAAGTAAAGACATGATAGAAAGTTCTCTTGGATGGACAAAGCCTGGAGGAAAAGTTGTACTAGTGGGAACCTCTGGTGTTTTGAGTTTTATGGATATGTCTTTATTATGGTTTAGGGAAATTAAACTCGTTGGAACAAATTCCTCAAGCACAGAAAATTTTTTGGGAGAAAGGAAAAGATGTTATGAAATTGCAATCAATCTTATTAAAGAGAAGAAGATAAATTTAAAAGATCTCTTAACTCACAAGTTTAGTTTAAAAGATTATGGGAAAGCTTTTGAAACAAACTTAAACAAAAAGAAAAGTAAATTAATAAAGTCTGCTTTCTATTTTAAGTAA
- a CDS encoding UbiA family prenyltransferase, which translates to MVLFKIIKTYFYKERINLQIHYFLLCVGGYTLALIREKIPIVQIDFFSFFLSILAIILAFYSSLVFNDIYDFEGDRRNSKRTPLTLNLVEKKSYFRYGLLFMFISLFFSILINIYSFVNLLVLHFLQVIYSFPPIRLKRVYPVSIIILSLAALFTVLYGFSVIEEKYYLKNFPVKLYLVFLLAFPFAMNFRDVLDLEGDKIQNIKTLAVLAGEKKAPLFAGISLLITYLLVAIILSKPVFYLLSSILGSLSLVLSLRKKFEETPLFLIYFFYLTLSIVIILFNPHYLF; encoded by the coding sequence ATGGTTCTTTTTAAAATAATAAAAACTTACTTTTATAAAGAAAGGATTAATCTGCAGATTCACTACTTTCTTTTATGTGTTGGGGGTTATACTCTTGCTCTTATTAGAGAAAAAATTCCTATAGTTCAAATAGACTTCTTTAGCTTTTTTCTTTCAATTTTAGCTATAATTCTTGCATTTTATTCCTCTCTTGTATTTAACGATATTTACGACTTTGAGGGTGATAGAAGAAATTCTAAAAGAACGCCTCTTACTTTGAATTTGGTTGAAAAAAAGAGCTATTTCCGCTATGGTCTTCTGTTTATGTTTATATCATTATTTTTCTCAATTTTAATTAACATTTACTCTTTTGTAAATCTTTTAGTTTTACATTTTCTTCAGGTGATTTACAGTTTTCCTCCCATAAGATTAAAAAGAGTATATCCTGTTTCAATCATAATACTTTCACTTGCAGCTTTGTTTACTGTCCTATATGGTTTTTCTGTTATTGAAGAAAAATACTATTTAAAGAATTTTCCAGTAAAGCTATACCTAGTGTTTCTGCTAGCTTTCCCATTTGCTATGAATTTTAGAGATGTTCTTGACCTTGAAGGTGATAAAATTCAAAACATAAAGACCTTAGCAGTTCTGGCTGGAGAAAAAAAGGCTCCTCTTTTTGCTGGTATTTCCTTACTTATTACCTATTTACTTGTTGCAATAATTTTATCTAAACCGGTCTTTTATCTTTTATCATCAATCTTAGGATCCTTAAGTTTAGTTTTGTCTCTAAGAAAAAAATTTGAAGAAACTCCCCTTTTCCTTATATACTTTTTCTACCTTACCCTGTCAATAGTAATAATACTTTTTAATCCTCACTATTTATTTTAG